The nucleotide window TTCCATGCACTGGTCGAGCGCGATGGGTGTCGAAACCCCATTGACGATGGCCAGCACATCGTGCGGGCAGGCTTCGACGCAGGCGTGACAGCCGATGCACAGCACAGGGTCAACCACAGGGTGCGGGTAGGCCGGCCCTTCGGCTTTGGCTTTCTCCAGATCAATCGAGCCGGTGCGCGGCAGCGGCACGGTCGGCTGCTTTACGACTGCCGTCGCCGCCGCCAACTGCGACTTGCGCCGCGCCGTGCCATAAGCCATTACCGCCAGCGCGGCAATCGGCACCAGGCCCACGAGCCCCGCCCAGACGTACCACGGCAAGCCGCCGAACTGCCGCGGCGCGCGGGTGTTGATATTGGCCTTGTTCTGGCGCTGGACTTCAGCCGGCCCCGTGCCGGCAAAGACTTTATCTATTACCTTCGGCTGCTGCTCTGCCGGCGGCACCTTGGCGTTCAGCGTTGCCAGATAGGTCTTTAGCTTCTGCGGGTCTTTGCCGCTGTCTGTGACGACGCGAGCCAGGTCGTTCTTCTGCCCGTGCTGAACGTGGCAAGTATTACAATTGACCTGCGCCGTGGTGGCGCTGGTCGCCGCAAAGCTGACGCCGTGACACTTGGCGCACTCGTCTTTCGGCGATCTGAGAAACGCTTCGTCGCCGGTTGCGCCGCGCGTGTGGCAATCGCCGCAGCTCATGCGCCCGGCCATGCGGCCCCATTGATGCAAGGCATGGAACTGGTCGCGCGGTTCGTACTGCGCCCAGGCGTCAGGATAGCCTTTGCGCTTGACCTGATCCGGCGTCAGCTTCCACTGCCACTTGTCGTAGACGACCGGATAGCCCACCTCGCCGCCGTGCGGCACGGGAAGCAAACGGCCCGCGCGCTCGCCGGTTTTGATCGTGTAGTTGCCGTTGTGGCAATTGGCGCAAAGCTGATAAGCCACCAGCCCTGCGTGAATGTCTTTGCCCTGATGCTCTGTGTGACAGCTCGAACAGACCATGCCTTCGCGGTCGTGCGCGTCGTAGATGGTCGGCGCAAAGGCGGCAAGGGGGGGCGAAGCCTGTGTGCGGTGACAATCGATGCACTTATCCTGCATGCCCGTGGTGACGCCGTGACAGTTCGAGCAGGAATTGCTATTCGACTGCATGGCGATGTTGCGCTTGCCGAGATCATTGGGCGCGAACAGGCTGGCGTGGGCCGAAGAAACCGGGCCGGGCGAATAAGCCGACTCGTAGATCAGGAACGCCGCCAGCGACAGCAGCAGGACGGCCGCCGCCCCGACATAGAAGTAGGACTTGCGCCACAGCCGCGCCAGGTCGCGCGTCGGTCGCCAGTTGAACTGGAACTTGCCGAGCCGCTGGCCGCCGCGCGGGTGCAGTAATGTGCGGGCGGCGATCTTGCCGGCTTCGCGCTTGCGGTTCTTCCAGAAGAGGTCGAGCGCCTGTTCGTCCTGCGCCGGCATCACGGCGCGCAGCAGCCCCGTGCCTTCCTGTCGCTTGGTGCCGGCGAAGGTCATGCTTTGCGACCCGGGCTTCGGCGGTCGCTTCATGATGATCGTCGAAACGCCTTCTTCGCTGAGCCCCGGCCCTTGCGCCTGCGGCACGGCCCCGGCCTCCCACTCAGTGGTGGAGTCGACGGCGCGCTCGACGGCCAGCGCCAGAGCGTTCTGCACGTAGTTGACCTGAATCAGGAACGGGCCGATGCGAAACACGTCGCCGTCGGCGAGCGCCGTCTTCTCAACCAGCTCGCCGTTCAGCACGGTGCCGTTGGATTGCGACAGGTTGAACAGCCAGAACTCGCCGCGAATCTCTTTGATGCCGGCGTGGGTGCGCGACACGGCGCGGTGATTCAGCACCAGATCGTTGCTGACCAGCCGCCCGATGGTCAGGCCCTCGCTTTCGAGTACCACATCATCAACCGCGCTGTCCGTGTCGCGGCGTCGGATGAGGAAGCGGTTTTTTGAAGTCTCAATCTTGGCAGCCATATCTTTCATTACCATTACCGCGAGGCGTAATAAATCACCTGAATGATGTGAATGACCATGAGCCCCAGCATCACCGACGTCGTCGCGACGTGCGGCGGCAGCCACCACTTGCAGACGCGGTGCAGGAAGATCAGCGCATCGACGCGGCGCATCGTCACCGCCGCTTCAATCGCCTGCTCCAGCCGGTCGCGGTCTTTTTGATTCTGTAGCTGCTGATATTCGGCGCCGGCGCCGCGCTTCGCCGCGTCAATCACGGCATCGAGCGGCTCGCGCTTCAGAAATTGCCTGAGCAAAAAGCCGAATGAGGTGAAGCGCGGGATGATGCGGTTGCGCACCAATCCGCGCAGCGGTTCGGCGGGCGTTGCGCCGATCTCGGCAAGCTCTTTCTGCAATTCGTCGCGGCGCTGCAAGAGGTCGTCAATCAGCAACGGCGAGCCTTCGATCTTCGTCAAGATTCGCGGCGCTACCTGATAGGCGAGGATGCCGAAGAGGCCGGTCAAGATCACCAGATCGAAGCTGATCATCAGCGCCCAAGTCAGCGGCCCGCCCGCGTCTGTGCCGCCGTGCAGCAAGATCATGATGCCGCCGATGACGCCCAGGTAAAGGTGCGACAGCAGCCAGTACCTGAGCGGCCCCCTGCGCCGCGTGTAAACCTTGCGCCGCATCGGATAGAGCATGACGCCGATGATGCCGAGCAGCCCGACGAGCCCTGTGATCCAGCGCATGTTCAGGAAGCTCACCAGCCGCTCGCCGAGCCCGTAGCGTTGCAGGCCATAAATGGTCCCGGCAGTGAGCAGCACGGTCAGCACGATTCCAAGGATGTGGCTCAATAGGCGCGGCGGGTCCGAGCGATGGATGTTGCGCCCCATCGCATGCGTCCGATCCATCACCATCAAGCCCTGAATGGCGCCGATCTCGTCGAAGTATTGAATCGGGCTGACGCGCGCCAACGCCCCCGTCGGGCAGTTCTCTTCGCAACTGTAAGCCTGCCGCTTGCTGCCTTCGGGGTTGATCGTCGTGTTGTTGCAAAGGTTACATTTGACGGCGACGAGGTCGTCGGTCGCCTCGATGGCCGGCGGCAGCGGGTCTGTGCCGATGCGCATGTAATCTTGCAGCTTGGTGGCAAAGGTGACTTTCTGTTCGCTCGCCTTGTCGCGGCGCGGGATCATCGAGATGGCATTGTACGGGCATTGCGTGGCGCAATCGCCGCAGCCGATACAGGTCGGTTTATTGATGTCAATCTGGCCGTTGCCGAAGCGCCCGATGGCGCCCGTCGGGCAGCCGGTCAGACATTCGGGGTCTTTGCAATGCATACAGACCGCAGGCGACAGAATGCTCTGCACGGCGCGCGGGCGCGGCGCCTCAAGCCGCGTCACCTGTATGCCGCGCCGCAGCAGCCGCGACTGGCCATGAATCTTGTGGCAAGCCAGCGAGCAGTTGCCGCAACGCACGCACAAGTCCATGTCCATCACCAGCAGGTTGGTGCCATCAACGAGGCCCGTATCGATCAACGCCTGCTGCGCGGCGAGCGTCTTGCCGCGCACGGCCGGCTTCGGGCTGACGCGCGCCTGGGTGGCGGGCGGCGCAAGCTCGTCGAGGCCGCGCGCCAGCGCCTCGCGCAGCACGGTGTTCTGGCGCAGCTTGGCGATGGATATTTCCAGCACCTCTGTGCGCCCCATCAGCGTCACCGTCCACGGCCAGGTGGTGTTCTTCAGGATGCCGTCTACGCCGAAGGCGAAGCCGCGCCCGAGATAATCCTCAGTCTTCTGACCGTTGGGATAATTGACGCGCCGCAGCCAGCCGCTCTGAATGATATAGACGCGATCAGCCGCCGCGCCTTCGCGGAAGAGGATGTGGTTCTTCGAGAAGACGCGGAACAGTGACATGTTCTTGAGTTCCTGCACCTGCTCCGGGGTCAGGTTGAGGCGCGTGCGCAGGGCGTCGAGGATGTTGTCGCGCCCGTGGCGGCGGTAGGTCGTATCGAGCGAGTCGGCGAACGACTTGATCTTGCGCAGCAGGCGCAAGGCGGGCCGCTGCACTTCCATGATCTGCGTCGGCTGTTTAGCGGCGGCGCAGACCGTCGCATTGCGCGGCACGCCGGCCAGCACGCTCATCTCGCCGAACTGCTGGCCGGGAGCCAGTTCGCTGACCTTCAAGGGCTGACCGTTCGGCGCATTAATGAAGACATCGGCGTGCGAATTGACGACGATGTAAAACGTGTTGCCGCCCCAGTCGCCGGCACTAATGATCGGCTCGCCCGGCTCGTAGGTCAGCAGACGCACGTAGGGTCCGACCTTCTTGCCATTGTAATTGCGCCCGTAGACCGAGACCTCCAGATCAAGCTCATGCTCGAAGTGGCCCTCGTTGACGGCCAGCAGATCGCGGATCGAAGGCAGCGTCTGAATGGCGTTAAGGACTTCGCGGCGACTCTGATGTTCTCGCGGCATAGACTACCTTTTCATAAAAATGGATTCGTATGAATGATCTTCCAAAGCCTCTGTGGATCGGCTGGTCAGAGAGTATACACCGATTGAGGATGACGGCGGAAGGATGAATCCGCGCATCCTCTCACGAATAACTGAATGGGAATTAAACACGCAGACACGGAGGCACGGAGATACACGCGGAAGCCTCTGTGCTTCCGCGTCTCCGTGCCTCCGTGTTCAACTTTACATTCACGCTTTGCCGAATTGAATGGCTCTGCCGCCCCTCGGCTAGAATGGCACTGACCCCTTATGACACTTGGTGCAAGCGGTTTCGCGCGCCGCAACGTGGCATTGCCAACAGGTCGAATGGTGGCGTTGACCGCGCGCCACGTTGATCTCGGCGATGTCGGCGCGCGCCTGGGCTTCGGGCACCTCGGTCGTCTTGTGGCACTTGCTACAGTCGCCGCTCTTGGCCAGATGCGGCCCGTGGCGGAAGTTGTAAAGCGCCAACGCCGGTCCTGTGCCACGAGTAAACGCCAGCGCCTGGTCTTTCTTGACGTGACAGGTGCCGCAATCGCCGAGGGTCTTGCTGACCTGCCCGACCTGCGTCGTCTGATTCGCCTGGTGCGCGTGACAGGCATAGCATTCGGGGTGATGCGGGAAGGCGGCGACGACCTTCGCCTGATCGAAGCTGTGGCACTTGTCGCAGGCCGGCGCGCCGGGGCTGTCGGCCATCTGGCCCTTCATCTTGTCGGCGTCGCCGTGCTGACGGTGCGAGAAAGCCTTGAGGCCGAACTCCGATTGTTTCTTCGGGAACTCGATGAGCGTGCCCTTGGCGTCCACAGGCGTCGTGTGACAGACCTCGCACATGCGGGATTGCCGGTTAGTAGAATCCTTCTGGTGACATTCCATACAGGCCGGGTGGCTCGGAAATATGGGCGTCGCGTTGTTGTCTTTGCGCTGATGGCAAAAGGCGCAATCCTTGGTCCTGGTCTGATGCTCCTTGCGGTTATGGTCGAAGGGCGAGACCTTTTCGATCACCTTCGAGTCAACAATATCGAAGGGCGACTGGCTGACAGGCTGAGCCGGGGCCGCGGCGTTGGCGTTGTCGGGCGGCTTGTTGAGGTTCTGTTTCGTGCTGCGACATGCCGCGAGGCTGACGAACAGCGTCAGGGCGAGCATCGCGACGACGAGCTTGAGCAGTTTTGCGGTGTCGTTTTTCATTCTCAAAAAGTCTACCGAGTCTGCCGAATCTGTAGCGCAATCTGTTAGATTGCGCGAGCCCGTACGCAAGCTAACCGCCTTGCGCTATACCCGATTGAAATCCGCTCTAGGTTACGGTCGCTTGCCCAGCTTGTTCAAATCCTGCGCGCTCAGCCGGTCGGGCAGGCCCGGCTTCCTCGCCTGGTGGCATTGATTACAATAGCCGGCCTGTGGCAAGGTGATCTGGCTGAGCGCCGTCGTTTCGCTGATCGGGCTGTGACAGTCCGAGCAAAGATAATCGTGCGCCACGGGCGGCGTCCAGGGCTTCTTCTTCGGGCGGATATCGATGTCGTGATCGATGTAGTGCCGGAACTTTTTGATTGACCCGAACAGCTCGACGCGGGCCGCCCCCGCCTCGCCTTCGATCAGCCCGTGACAGCCCTTGCAATCGTTTTCATAAGGAAAGCGGTTGATCTCGCTCAACGCCCGCAGCTTCGTCGAAGAGCCGCCGTGACAGACGAAGCAGGTCGGGTGGTCCATCTCTGTGCGCATGTCTTTGGCATCGTCGGAAGCATTGCGGATCGGCGCATGGCAACTGGTGCAGAGCGGGCGCGAGCCGACGCTGAACTGCGCCCCGCCGGCAACAGGCCGAAGCTGAATGTCAGAGCGGACGGGCTGCTGGTGCGCTTTGTGGCCGAAGATGTCTTCGAACTCGGTAAAGCGCTTCATCTCCGGGCTGGTGAAGTCTGTGCGCAAAGATTCGGGGCTCGCCGCCGTACGCCCGGGCATATGGCAGATGCCGCAGAAACGATTCGAGCCGGCGACGCCGTACTTGAAGAATTCCGCCGCGAAGTTCTGGTGACAGCCGACGCAGGCGGTGTGCGGGAAGTCTTTCGCCACCGGGCGGTCGCTCTGCGTGGCGTCTCGTTTAGCGCCGAGGTGACAGCTCGCGCAATTGACGGTGCGGTGCTTCTCCTGTTTGTGCGGAAAGCGCGGCGGCCCCGCCGGGCGCGCGCCGCGCTGAGGCTCGGGCAACCGGGATTCATCGGCGCGCGAAGGCCGCGACCCGATAAACGCCGTAAGCACCAGCAGACAGCCGAGCACGAGCACGCTACTTTTAATCCCCGCTCTCGCCAATGGCTCCTCCTTGATTACTGACTACGGACCGCGCGCGGCACCCCGGTTCCCGGCTCATGGCATTCGGTACAGGCGACGGGCGCTTTGCAACGGCTATCGGCCTGCGCGTTGGTCGCCTGATGACAGCCGATGCAAAGTTCGTGGAAGACGCGCTTGTTATACATCTCGTCGCCTTCGTGATTGCGCGGGTTGGCCGGCGTGCTTTCGGTGCGGTGGCACGAGTCGCACTTCCACAGCGTCGGCGCATCGCTCACCTCGTTGCGCCGGTGGTGACAGCCGATGCACTCGGCGCCCTTCGCGGTCGTATGGACGAACTCCGAATCGGGATTGATGTACTTCTCGTGCGTCTTGTGCGCGAAGCAGACTTTGCCCTGAACGCCCTTGAGGTCGAGCGTGATGACGTGATTGGCCGCGTCGCCGCACTTGCCGGCCTTGTCGCAAGCCGGCTTCATGGCATTGTCCTGCGCGGGCGCGGACCGAACCACGAACGCCGCCGGCGCGGCCATCAGCAGCAAGTAGGCGATCAAGGTTGCCAGCTTCAGCTTCATTCGCTCTCCAACCCCCAAGCAATGAACATCACGCCTCATCTTTGCGGCGTCGCACCTGCACTAGCCGCCGCGTCCGTCATTCGCGGCGAGCCGTAGACGCGCCGGATGTCGCGGTTGTTCTTGTTGTCGCGATCCTGTATGTCGGGGACCGTGAACAGATTGCCGTTGAGCGTGTACATCCGCAGCAGCTCGGTGAAGTTCAACGGGCGCGCGCCACGGCGACCGAAGACCGCCAGTTGATTGCCGCTCTCATCAATGGCGCGGTCGCGATCAATGCCTTCTGAAACCGCCAGCGCCGGCCCCTTGGTGTGCGCCGAAGCGATCAACTGCGGCGTCGGGCGCGGGCTGAAACCGTAATTGGTCGGGCGCGTTTCGGGCGAAGTCAACTGCACGACGCGCAGGCCGTTCTTGCCGTCGGCGACGTAAGCGAAGAGGCTCACGTTGGTCATGCCGACCTTCACGTCGCGGGTGTCGTTGAGCTTGCCGCCGGCGTCGAACATCTGATCGAGGCGCGGCTTTTCAGGATTCTCCACGTCAAGGATGGCCAGCCCCTGACGGCCGGCCGCGACGTAAGCATAGGTGCGTACCACATAAATGTTATTCGCTTCGGCGAGCGGCACCACCGCGCCTTCGACGGCGCGCGGTTTGGCCGGATCGGTCACATCAATCACCTTCACGCCGTCGCTGTCGCAGACGAAGGCATAGCGGAATTGAATCTGCACGGCGCGCGGATTCTTCAACGCCGGGGCGCCGACTTCGGCGACCACTTTCGGCTCGAACGGATTGTTGATGTCAACGATGACCAGCCCGCGGTCACAGGTGATGTAAGCGTGGGTGCCGGCAATCGTGATGTTGTTGGCGCCGTTCAGCACGCCGTTCGGATTCCATGTCAGCGCCCGCCGCAGGAAGTTGTTCTGCGGGTCGCCGTCGAGCAGCGTCGCGGCGACGACCGTAATCAGCCCCTCGTACTTGTCTGTGACGTAGAGGAAGGCGTAGAGCGGGTGGATCGGCTGCTTGTCGTCGCGGTAAACGGCCTCTTCGTTTTCGGGACGGTGGATGCGCAGCTTGTTGACGCCGTACTTCTTCAGCAAATCGGCGGGCAGCGATGCCGTCGGGTCAACCGCCAGCGTCGAAGGCGATGCCACGGCGGTCGCGTACTTCGTCTTGACGTAGAAGCGCTGGCCGAGCGGCGAAAACGGCGCGGTCGTCATGCGCTCTGAAAAGCCCTTCTGATCGATGTTCGCCACATCGTAAACCCGCAGGCCGCCCTTGCCGGTCGCGGCGTAGAGGTACTCGCCGCGAAGCTGCACGTTTAAGACTTCGGTCTGTTCCGGGGCGAGCGGATTCAGCCCGCGCAGAATGTCATTGCCGGGGTGTTCGTACGCCGTCTCAAGCTCCTGATGATGCGCCTGGTGTTTCTCCCACTCTTCGGGGAAAGCCAGCTTGTGCAGGAAACTGCCGATGACCGCCTGCGGCTCGTCGCGCTCGGTGACGACGATGGATTCAAACCCTTCATGGCCTGTGGCGACGTAGCAATAGCGGCCTATCCAGTTATAGAAGTTCGTCCCCTGCATGTAAGTCATCGCCAGGTAGGCGTTGTTATCGTTCTTCTCTGAGAGGTGACAATCGGCGCAGCCGCGCGTTTCGCGTGTGCGGACGGTGTGCGGGAAGGATGAGCTGAACGATTGGCCGCTGTAGCCTTCTTCGGACACGGTCTGCTGCTGCGAGTAAATCCACTCGCGGTTCTGGTTCTGCGAGCTGACCAGGATGGCGCAGGCCGAGCGGACGGGCGCAAAGCGTTTGCCGGTCACCGTGCCATCGCGGCCAAGCAAGAAGACATCGTCGCGCAGCGTCTGGAAGTTGTATGACGTCCAGTTGCGCAGTTCTTCCTCGCCTTCGTTGTGCTGCATGCCGCGCTCTTGATTCGCCTTCATCTTCAAGTGACAGCCGAAACAGCTCGGCGTCCACGACGTGTGACAACTGAAACAGGTCATGGACGAGTTGGCATGCGCAAGCTTCGTTTCGTCCGCGGGCACGCCGCCCCAGGTCTTGTTGTCCGTCTGGATGGTCTTGGCAAGCGCCGCCTTCTCGTTATAGTCGGGACTGGCCGGGTTGACGGTGTCAGCCACCTGCTTGACGCGCCAGACGACGGGCTTGCCGTCGGCATCGCGGCTGACGGCGGCGCGCTGCCAGAGGTTGCCCTGTGCGTCTTTGAAGAAGCGGTCTTTGCGCCACTGTAGCTCGCGGTAATCGAGCAGGCGTGTGCCGGATTTCGCCGCGTCCTCAACGTCTTTCTGGGTGAAGCGGTCGGGCATCAGCCGGTTGCCGGCTTTCGCCCTTTGATATTCAGCCGAAGTGCGCGCGTTCGGATTGGTCGGGTCGGCGCGCTCGCTGATCGTGCCGTGACAGTCTACGCAATCGATCTCGACGGCGTTGCGCACCTCGCCGTAGAGCTTGCCGTTGCCGTGATTGTCCTGCTTGAAGTGACAGTCGACGCAATGCATGCCCTTTTCGATGTGGATGTCTTTCAGGTGAACCGGCAGGCCGGCTTTCGCAGGCCCTTCGGCGGCCTCTTTGAGCTTCGCCGCATTCACATCATTAACGACATCGCCATTGGCATCGAGGAAGTTGCCCTTGCGGTCGGTCTTGTAGACATCGCGGAAAATCCAGCCGTGGCCGTTGAAGTCCGCGAACTGTGTGCGCGTCAGCTTCGGGTTGACCGAATCGCGCAGGCCGCGCAGGAAATCCACGGAGCCCCAGTTGCCGCGCAACGACGACTCTTCGGGATTGCGCATCAGGGTGGCCTGTTCTTCGCCGGGCGACAGCTTCTTGGACTTTTCAGGGTACATGCCCTTGTCGCCGTCGGTCTCCAGGTCCCACCACGTCGTGCCGTAGAAGCTCATCATCACCAGCGTCCCCGGATGCATGTGACAGACGACGCACTGGCTCGAAGGGATAGCGCGAGTGAACTGGTGTTTGATGGGGTGGCCGGGCTCGCCGCTGTCGCGGGCCTCTTTGAGCGCGATGTCATCAGTATGGGTCGCGCCGTCGTGGCCATACTTCTCGGCATTCGGCCCGCCGTGCAGCGGGTCGCGGTCGTTGGCATAGACGACGTGACAGCCGGTGCAGCCCGACGAGCGGTAATCGCCCGGCTGATCGTTGGTGCCCAGCATGCCCAGCATCGGGTCGAGCAGGCGTGTCTTTTGCAGCCCGAGGTAGACCGGGTCGGTTCTGAGCAGCGTGCCGAGGCCGCGCGGGCTCAAGAGGTTTTGCGTCGGCTTGCCGGGCGACTCTTCTGAAAGCGGCAGCCCGACCTCGGCGGCTTTGCGCCCGCCGCGCTCGAACGTCCGCAGGATGTTGCCCATGTGCGTGATTTCCCAGCGCGGCAGCGGGTCGAGGAACGGCAAGACGCCCTTCTTCTGCGTCTCTTCGGCAGTCGGCTGCGGGATGGTGATGACGCGCTGCGGCTTGCCGTCGGGCGAGAAGCTCTCGCCCCAGCGATAATTCTTGAACGGGTAGCCGCCGTTGTTATACAGCGCCGCGCCCCAGAGCATCGCCCCGGTCGTCATCATGCTCTTGCCGACGTTGTGGACTTCGCGGGTGTGGCACTCACTGGTGCCGCAGCTCATCGCGGCAACGCGCAGGTCGCCGGGATTGACGAAGCGCA belongs to Blastocatellia bacterium and includes:
- a CDS encoding NAD(P)-binding domain-containing protein → MAAKIETSKNRFLIRRRDTDSAVDDVVLESEGLTIGRLVSNDLVLNHRAVSRTHAGIKEIRGEFWLFNLSQSNGTVLNGELVEKTALADGDVFRIGPFLIQVNYVQNALALAVERAVDSTTEWEAGAVPQAQGPGLSEEGVSTIIMKRPPKPGSQSMTFAGTKRQEGTGLLRAVMPAQDEQALDLFWKNRKREAGKIAARTLLHPRGGQRLGKFQFNWRPTRDLARLWRKSYFYVGAAAVLLLSLAAFLIYESAYSPGPVSSAHASLFAPNDLGKRNIAMQSNSNSCSNCHGVTTGMQDKCIDCHRTQASPPLAAFAPTIYDAHDREGMVCSSCHTEHQGKDIHAGLVAYQLCANCHNGNYTIKTGERAGRLLPVPHGGEVGYPVVYDKWQWKLTPDQVKRKGYPDAWAQYEPRDQFHALHQWGRMAGRMSCGDCHTRGATGDEAFLRSPKDECAKCHGVSFAATSATTAQVNCNTCHVQHGQKNDLARVVTDSGKDPQKLKTYLATLNAKVPPAEQQPKVIDKVFAGTGPAEVQRQNKANINTRAPRQFGGLPWYVWAGLVGLVPIAALAVMAYGTARRKSQLAAATAVVKQPTVPLPRTGSIDLEKAKAEGPAYPHPVVDPVLCIGCHACVEACPHDVLAIVNGVSTPIALDQCMEDTACTVECPTSPKACIVINTDKKIAKRKVPARDQKLMTNVEGIYMVGDVSGVPLIKNAINEGGQVIDYVVEDLKKEGANGNADYDVAIIGVGPAGLSAAVLAKQRGLRYVALEQDQIVATIANYPAGKYVFFKPDTVDAKGGIPLPGVGDKKESMLDGWTKTMLSNGVVINQEESCKDIKRADGIFTVTSEKGKEKEIVSYKARRVILAIGNRGTPQKLRVPGEEMKIPVPAEPIVAKHCPKCGTSRTGNQQFCPKCGSPFPSRVRPAFDDSKVKYKLSDPDDYKGKRCIIVGAGNSAIEAAVDLSGFKRDGDQITFTRDNEVTLLVRSDLKGDLKLGNKMNLYDCIDAGKIKMLVRRAIKEIKADEVILVDSRSNEEKERLKNDYIFALIGGEKPTKFLEGLGIKIG
- a CDS encoding cytochrome c3 family protein, translating into MKLKLATLIAYLLLMAAPAAFVVRSAPAQDNAMKPACDKAGKCGDAANHVITLDLKGVQGKVCFAHKTHEKYINPDSEFVHTTAKGAECIGCHHRRNEVSDAPTLWKCDSCHRTESTPANPRNHEGDEMYNKRVFHELCIGCHQATNAQADSRCKAPVACTECHEPGTGVPRAVRSQ
- a CDS encoding cyclic nucleotide-binding domain-containing protein produces the protein MPREHQSRREVLNAIQTLPSIRDLLAVNEGHFEHELDLEVSVYGRNYNGKKVGPYVRLLTYEPGEPIISAGDWGGNTFYIVVNSHADVFINAPNGQPLKVSELAPGQQFGEMSVLAGVPRNATVCAAAKQPTQIMEVQRPALRLLRKIKSFADSLDTTYRRHGRDNILDALRTRLNLTPEQVQELKNMSLFRVFSKNHILFREGAAADRVYIIQSGWLRRVNYPNGQKTEDYLGRGFAFGVDGILKNTTWPWTVTLMGRTEVLEISIAKLRQNTVLREALARGLDELAPPATQARVSPKPAVRGKTLAAQQALIDTGLVDGTNLLVMDMDLCVRCGNCSLACHKIHGQSRLLRRGIQVTRLEAPRPRAVQSILSPAVCMHCKDPECLTGCPTGAIGRFGNGQIDINKPTCIGCGDCATQCPYNAISMIPRRDKASEQKVTFATKLQDYMRIGTDPLPPAIEATDDLVAVKCNLCNNTTINPEGSKRQAYSCEENCPTGALARVSPIQYFDEIGAIQGLMVMDRTHAMGRNIHRSDPPRLLSHILGIVLTVLLTAGTIYGLQRYGLGERLVSFLNMRWITGLVGLLGIIGVMLYPMRRKVYTRRRGPLRYWLLSHLYLGVIGGIMILLHGGTDAGGPLTWALMISFDLVILTGLFGILAYQVAPRILTKIEGSPLLIDDLLQRRDELQKELAEIGATPAEPLRGLVRNRIIPRFTSFGFLLRQFLKREPLDAVIDAAKRGAGAEYQQLQNQKDRDRLEQAIEAAVTMRRVDALIFLHRVCKWWLPPHVATTSVMLGLMVIHIIQVIYYASR